The genomic interval ctgaatgaccacctgggtcctagcgcttggcctttgacctaaactctgaacctgctcctagagataagtgagcgcacgatgtctccccggatggactaataagtctttgagacatcctaatccttgtaactccttgtattcTAAATTCTGTAGCACAAGCTAAACAAATCACATTAACAGCTgtagagtatatacatatagcagCAACAAAAACTACACGCAAAGCAAGAAAACGTTCGTTTACGTTCCCATACGGTACCACAAACGTTATGCGAGAGAGCTGGGTCTCGTTCAACTCGTAcacaaaggggaaaaaatgggagGGAAAAACAGCCATTTCAGCGACGATGAGTCACCAGCTGAACGCGCGCTCCAACGTAAACAACAGTCGTCCGTTCTAATCGATACCTTTTGATCAAAACAAATGGAGAATGTTTTAGTAGTTGTGTTTCGTTTAGTACTCTGGTTTTTCGGGGTTTGTACATATGTGTGGAagttgcttaataataataatatgataataataatatgttgttgtttttgatttagctgaccttgtgtcagcacgggctcttgctcacagagcagcccgtaataataataataataatataatactaataatataccaCACACCAAGGTTCGCGATcacagcttgattattattattattattattattattattattattattattattatcaccgtCATCCCATTCGACCGGGTGgtttttgtagtgtggggttccgggttgcatcctgcctccttaggagtccatcacttttctcactaagcgcgctgtttccaggaacacacttctgcatgagtcctggagctgcttctgCATCTActattttttccaggttccttttcagtggTCTTGAGTTATGGGAACAATTTCCACTgtcatgtcccatatccttcttatttctattttcaggtcttgatacttttaaatttttttttatctttcccatctactctggtgtcccatggaattGCCATATCagtgagtgacactttcttctgggttttgtcaatcaacgtcacgtctggtctgttggtacgtatcaccctacctgttctgatagcatagtcccagaggatattattattattattattattattattattattattattattattattattttattattattattggttgcaggtccacaaccagtgtcatcattttcgacacggaaaactgtgcctattattattattattattattattatttattattttattttattattattattattattattattattcagaatgtgaACCTACTtgtatggaacaatcccacaagGGCCATGtgaacttcaagcttccaaagaatttaacAGTGTTCATTAGATAGAAGTAAcaaatagcaaaaatatttaaaactttctGATGAATATTATGGccgttgattaaaaaaaacaaaaaaaagaaacaggaggcaatgggaaatacagagaagagatctcacttattggaaaagaaaaaatacattaaaattcatAGGTAAATAGATGAAAACGGAAGCCAATTATTATCGAGTCCTCAGACGAAATGATGTCCTCCGTCTGCCCCAGATCTCGAGGGTTCACGAGTGACGGCGTTTTATTGCGGCATAATTGACTGCAGATGATGATGCCCAGCTACCCCCAACCCCCTACACATCCAACTATCcaactaacccccccccctcccataaaccccccccccccccccccccccccccccccccgcacacacacacacacacacacaccgccctTCACAGGTGCAAAGCGATCAACGTCCACATTGCCGGAGGCAtagatcaagaagaagaagaagaagatcaagatggaagaagaagaagaagaagaagagaagaagaagagaagattgGGTCACTAGGATAAATACGAAACGTGAGGCATCTCCGGCAAAACAAGGGCACGAGTACATTAAGGCTCGTGGCAGCATTACACGACAAAGGGGGACATCAATCTTAACTTTCTCAACCCTCTCTTATAAAtagttttgtctttatatatatagatatatatatatatatatatatatatatatatatatatgtgtgtgtgtgtgtgtgtgtgtgtgtgtgaataatgaagtgtatgtataaaatgtattGAATAAGATGATGAATAAAATGAGACagaacttattattatattattattattgattagttaGATTACTATTACTTATGAGTATGatatatcacatattatatatatatatatatatatatatatatatatatatatataatatatatatatatatatatatatataagaatgtgaGACatctcaacaacaacaataataataataataataataatactcctcTTGCTCTCATTTTATTCATCATCttattcattacacacacacacacacacacacacacacacacacacatatatatatatatattatatatattatataataatatatagtataatatattgaattatgtatgtattataatatctatatgcatcaagctacaatgtcctttaatatccaattcgctcgtcctctgttgggttcgaaccagcgccccccccccaccccccccccccaccccccccccccccacatccagcggacagaggagaaatcaggacttcagtgatgttatcgactcgcCTAACGTATAATAACACAATATTATAGGTTATCAGTtgaatatagtaatatactaagttctttgtgtgtgtgtgagagagagagaaagagacagagagagagagccataaaagcggatgatggctctctctctcaccttcgttGTACGGATTTAGTGCCGCTGTAAAGTGTCCATTTTGTCAGTCGTAACAGTATTAAACAGGTCCCGTATTAGGGCAATGAATATGTGTGTCAGCTTTCATTACCCTGTCATGACAGCTTCGATAAGTTgcgcctggctctctctctctctctctctctctctctctctctctctctctctctctctagttaattCATGTTAGgtataattataagtatattcACTTGTAGgattaatgattctctctctctctctctctctcatcttctctctctctctctctctctctctctctctgggaaatgaCACAATTGCAAGCTTTCTtctgaaacataataataatattaatgagatatgtttcatttatatctctctctctctctctctctctctctctctctctctctctctctctaattggcATCGTTTCCTAAGAATAGCACGGCTGTAACCTTAGCTTCTGTGTCGTTGAGAACCGCTTGTTATGTCTTGGAGAGTGACTGAGGGCcgcgttgttattattattattattattattattattattattattattattattattattattattattattattattatctaatccATAATCAAATcgtaaatatagaaatatcaatattttactcGTAATTATCCCTGACACATTGTCACTGGAGTACAACACTCCAGAcgacggtggagagagagagagagagagagagagagagagagagagagagagattcaaacaaGCACCATATTCATTGCCGATACAGAATTACGTCATGTCGGTGCGTTTATTTAGAAGGATTCAATCTTCAAAAaaggtagagagaggagagagagagagagagagagagagagagagagagagagagagagagaagtggggaggCCTCTGTGGGCTTGAAGAGGGATTTTGAATTTCGAATGAAGTTATTATCATACTGGGAGATGAGGAGAGTACACTTATAGGTGTTGCATGTGATTATAATAATTAGGCCGTTCTCTCCTGGAATACGACACTGCTTAGTGATGAAACGCTTGAACAGTTAAAACACAAAGGTGTGTGTGTacaattatgttatatatatatatatatatatatatatatatatatacatatatatatatatatagtgtgtgtgtgtgtgtgtgtgtgtgtgtgtgtgtgcgtgcgtgtgcgtgtgcgtgtgtgtgtatatatataataataataatataataataataatgaataatcataatacttTACAAATAACAACCCGTGGAATGTCtagaaacaataataacaataaataaaatttataaacaataataataataataataataataataataataataataataataataatttacaagtaacaacccttggaatGTCTAGAAACAATCAATATAACAATATACAAAatttaacaatattaataataataatatttcaaaagtaaCAACCCGTGGAATATCCCGAAATActtcataataacaataaacatcaaataaaatatgACAATATTAATAACTTACAAGTAGCAACCCGTGGAATGtcgaaaaacaataataacaaatataaaacaaaatataactataataatgtaCAATATCTAGAAACATTCAATGACaacaataaaaacatacaaacagaatataaaaacaaaaacccaagAGCTCATTCGGGCACGGCTAACGTGACTTAACAACAGCGGCCGCCTCAGTAGTAGTGCCCTTCGGTGGTGCCCCAGTCAGCGAGACTTCGGGTATTAGGGGCACGCCGCCGTCGGAAGCAGTGCGGTCGGTCACATGCCCTCTGCCCCTTCCTCCTTCCCAGGAAGTGTCTTGccgggaaggagagagagagaggggcggagtTATAGGCTGctggaggaggggaggggtggagggtggggagggagaggaggaggaggaggagtagaggtatagagagagagagagagagaggaagtggttGCAGACTCGGAGGAAAAggaagatgagatgagagagagagagagatgagagagagagagagagagagagagagagggtgggtgtcCGCACGTTCATAGTTTCGTGGGAAGGGTTGGGGGGCTGGTGGGTTGGAGtcccacggaggaggaggaggaggacacgaCGACTTGGAGGATGAGGTGGGAAGGCTGTACTTCAATTGCCTCCGCAGTGCTTAACCCGAATTTTGTCGATCGATGGATGCCTggatcttctttcttcttcttcttctcttcaagTCTCTTATCTGTATCTTATCCCTTTATCCTGCATTTTAgtttatatgtgcgtgtatatatatatatatactatatatatatatatatatatatatatatatatatatatatatatatatatatagagagagagagagagagagagagagagagagagagagaggtaagtatgtatactttatatatatatatatatatatatatatatatatatatatatatatatatataatatatatatatatatatatatatatatatatataatagtatatataatatatatatatatcattggtcACTGGGGCTATAGCTAGTCTTAGCAGCCTTGTGTCATTTTTGTAGCCCAGACCCGAAGGAATGGGAGAAtgcaaagataaataaacaaatcaataatcAGAATAGCGAGGTTTAACAATGGAGCATTTTAGCCCCTTGGAGGGAATCACGGCTGTTATGACATTCAGGGAGAACTGAAGTAGGTATGAAATTCCAAAGCTGAATAAGttctgtaacattttttttatttagtcattttgGCTTTCCCAAGGGTAATcgtgttgaaatttttttctacGACTATTTGAGGAGATAAAAGaactattaattaattttttaaaagtttattagTGTCTTCaaatatgatatttaaaaaagaactcgttaattttttagaatttttttgtttttttagttgtgACATAAAATACGAATTTTTGAAAGTGTATTAGTATTATGANNNNNNNNNNNNNNNNNNNNNNNNNNNNNNNNNNNNNNNNNNNNNNNNNNNNNNNNNNNNNNNNNNNNNNNNNNNNNNNNNNNNNNNNNNNNNNNNNNNNNNNNNNNNNNNNNNNNNNNNNNNNNNNNNNNNNNNNNNNNNNNNNNNNNNNNNNNNNNNNNNNNNNNNNNNNNNNNNNNNNNNNNNNNNNNNNNNNNNNNNNNNNNNNNNNNNNNNNNNNNNNNNNNNNNNNNNNNNNNNNNNNNNNNNNNNNNNNNNNNNNNNNNNNNNNNNNNNNNNNNNNNNNNNNNNNNNNNNNNNNNNNNNNNNNNNNNNNNNNNNNNNNNNNNNNNNNNNNNNNNNNNNNNNNNNNNNNNNNNNNNNNNNNNNNNNNNNNNNNNNNNNNNNNNNNNNNNNNNNNNNNNNNNNNNNNNNNNNNNNNNNNNNNNNNNNNNNNNNNNNNNNNNNNNNNNNNNNNNNNNNNNNNNNNNNNNNNNNNNNNNNNNNNNNNNNNNNNNNNNTATTACATATAACAGGTAGaaatgttctgttgcaacagaattccatactattaaaaggagcccatgaaaacggcAAAAATATATGGgctcctgtatgtatgtatatatatatatatatatatatagtatatatatatatatatatatatatatatatatatatatcgagctacaatgtcctttaatatctaattcgctctacctcgaaattaaataattatttttcatatatgcttaacgaaggggaatttttttcacgataatagggacttgcctggaccagggcgcgaaccccatggatcctttcaaatccaggaacgtcagtgaagcttttacctactacaccaccacccGCGAGAggtggatttgaaaggatccatgggttcgcgccctggcccaggcaagtctattatcgagaaaaaattccacttcggttaagcatatatgaaaatatattaattccgatgtaaagcgaattagatattaaaggacattgatagctcgatatatgtatatgaatcacggaaatgtgatatgacatatattatatatatatattatagtattataatcaatatatatatatatatatatatatatatatatatatagatatattatatatacgtatatcaactatacgtatatatatgtatatatatgtatatatatatatatatatagtatatatatatatatatatatatatatatatatatatagagagagaggagagagagatgagagagagagagatagagagagagagagagagagagaagagtgctACGGCCACGCAGGCTTGTTCAAACACTCTTAAGGGTCGTTGCTCTTCTTGGTACGGAACTGGTGgtcctttatgaaattttttccTGATTgacgtagtgtgtgtgtgtgtgtgtgtatatatatatatatatatatatatatatatatatatatatatatatatatatattgtttttatttgttttaagcattaagtattaaaacacttttcctaTTCTTTTTAGTCTAAACATAATACAAGCAATGGCGCGTCTAAGTAAGATGATACGCTGGGAATTAAGTTCTTGCTAGATgcttaacaatctctctctctctctctctctctctcctcaagtctGCTTAGATGCTTAACAAAGATCTCTTCTCTATCGGGGGTTCTTTGTAATCCCAGAGGGACTGTTTCCTTCCTCcgttcttcttgagagagagagaagaggagagagagagcacttatgAGTTTTACTCCTTTCCTTTTGCAAAACTTTTCTTttcctgcctctctctcctcttctcctctctctctctctctctctctctctcatctctgcatAGACAACCTTGTTATTCACTATTGGCTCTCCAGTACTTAATATtcaccgagaagaagaagaagaagaaggaagaagaagaagaagaaggagagagagaaagagagagagagagagattgtgtttatACTGTAGGTCAATTCTCTCCGACAATGGTGGGAAATAGGTATCgtcttcccatctctctctctctctctctctctctctctctctccgtaagagTTTTTACTTCCGGAGTATATGACAGAGGTTGCGGGGAGGTAGTCTTGGGGTTAATACTCCACTTAAGGTTCAAATGTGCCGGTATCCAGATTTTACAGGCTTTTATccattttgtaattaattttcttattatttttaacttaattattaataaattgaaagagaatataaacggaggtacagtaaagtttagaaccttcagtaatgcatacagtggCGCCACGTGAGGTATACCTACTGATGACGCTACCTTCCTGTGAGGTTGGGGaggaaggacacacacacacacacacacacacacacattcaatttAAAGGGTACGGATACTGTTAACTGAAATGATAAATTTCTCTTATGAGAAACTGcattcacaaagagagagagagagagagagagagagagagagagagagagagagagagagagagagagagatttacagtgCAACATATGCCTGCCTGCAAGCGGATGCACCTTATTAAAATGTTCACACgagcaaaaaattaaaagaaaagattgACTACTAATGGGCCAAAGGGCTTTTAAGTGCTCTTCTtgaagaatttattatttttattattattattattattatgatatttattatatttattatttttattaaagaccatcaactctcacatgctatattattgcgGACctacaaccattattattattattattatttattattattattattattattattattattattattattattattttattatttatttcccatTAATAATTATTTCTCTTGCAGTTTGTGGAAGACTACGAACCAACGAAAGCGGACAGCTATCGAAAGAAGGTGGTTCTCGACGGCGAGGAAGTCCAGATCGATATACTGGACACGGCGGGCCAAGAGGACTATGCCGCTATCAGGGATAACTACTTCCGGTAAGGCCCCAGAGGTGACTTTCGGTCTCCTATTCCTTTTATAGGCCTAGGAGAGGGAGGGATGGTGGGTGAGGGTGAtggatattttaatttaattttttgatttgtttatccCTGGGCGGGGGCGgcggggtagtgccatcagtggacctcatgtggtgcactgtaggcattacttaaaggttccTTGCAGCATGCTTTCAGCCCCCAGCGGCAACCACTTTCGTTACTTTTACCGTACCtcatttcatgttctctttcttcgtcttactttccaccctcccctaacacttgatgcatagtgcaactgcttagaggttttcctcttgttacacctttcaaacctttcactgtcggtttccatttcagcgctgaaggacctcatagatcccagtgcttggcctttggcctaaatactgtaTTCGTTTCTTGGTTTGTTGTAGGTTATGACTTAGCGACttggtattattagtattattgttattggaaaaaagaaacccacaatatAACCAAGTATAACTCGTTTACTTGTGAGTGtttacatagtattaacactcaagtactttcaggccctagttgtggccctttctcaagagatatATAGTTGGTCAGTCTGGgttaaggcccagcagtcttctggaactactTCTTACTGAGCTGCCAACAAGTTCCAGAATATTGCTGGGCCTAACCCAGTCTgaccacctacacatctcttgagaaagggccacgactagggcctgaaagtacttgattggcaatacagtagtaccttgagatacgaaaggctctacttacgaaaaactcgagatacgaaagccaatgcgaaaaattttactgctctacatacgaaaagttttcaagatacgaaaggttgttgctgtaaagtcccgagattcgcccggaccaccgagaacaattttaaaactcccgcgccgccaactgagtaaactcgtcaccatcctcccgctctcccattggttcctgatgctagtcaccccataaggtcctgctctcctattggtcatcatctaccccttgtgctttaagtattctattggtaaaaggatgctgtaaattgaaaaacttattcatacaatacatttaataaaaaaaaaaacattaggtaaagatagaataaagaatagaaatgaatggttattatactgtttggtagtttcagtagttgaaaagagataatgaaaatttatggcttactgtgtaaagtgattgcttgtcgatcgttcgatactcgtaagtgctggatgtaaacagacgtttggaagcttttttttgtttgtttattataattaatggttacttaataattatttgaaatgagtacatgcaatacatttaataaaaaaaattgtgaattagatatcataaaatataaaataaatcagactgccaacaaatacgtattttttagaattcttcttctgctttattattacgttacgtatacatatgtttcattatagctgtcagtaactcggtacctccattaggtaaagatagaataaagaatagaaatgaatggttattatactgtttggtagtttcattagttgaagagagatactacgtaatgacaatttatggcttactatgtgctaggaaaaatgattgcttggcgctcgttcgatactcgtaagacgggtaagagctgaatgtaaacaatcgattggaaggtttgttttttgtttgtttgtttgtgtattatagttaatgattaattaataattatttgaaatgagtacatactgattatttatacattttattggcatattctaagcttttagctcttaggtttagatgtcagaatcatagactaggctacacaggattattgctaagggacatagtATGCTAAAGTCGTaataaaatggggttgaacattacatgcagttgaatattactcaagtatgtacagtattgcctttttggagtcatatttcttccgttggatcggcgttgtaaccctagaacatgtgttttaggcctggaaatataatttactggggtgtttttggagggcttggaacggattagccattttacatgtaaaatgtgttccaagatacgaaaaactcataatacgaaggccgcctcggaacggattaatttcgtatctcgaggtaccactgtactatgtaaataattacaagtaaacaagttatactcggtaatcttgtgggtttctttttccatctttagaagaaaactgaaagaattttttgtttggttcattattattattattattattatatttattattattattattattattattattattattattattattatattattagcaaATGGAAATGGTGTTGTATTCCAGTTCATTATCCAACAATATTTGTAGCTTACATTTATCAATGAGTattaatattgtgtttttatttcaggTCTGGAGAAGGTTTCTTGTGTGTGTTCTCAATCACAGAAGACGACTCATTCCAAGCAACACAAGAATTcaggtaatttctctctctctctctctctctctctctctctctctctctctctctctctctctctctctctctctagtttcttgCTTTTCTGCTGTAATAATGCTTGTACTATCTGAAACATGCACACTTTTTTGCGTATGATTAAGACACAAACAGTGTTATTGTGTTTTTAAGTATGTGGTCTGCATGATACTGGAATATACTGGCCATTGTGTACCATATGAATAATTCATGAACCCTTCCAGCCCTCATCATGAAAACAACATTATCATGAATAACAGGCTGTTCTGGAAATGCCTTGATTATATCTATTAGGTTTGAGTAGAAGTCCAGTACCCCAAAACCTTTGTTATGAGCCTCATCGTCTTCCAGGGAACAAATACTACGTGTGAAGAACGACGAACACATTCCATTCCTACTGGTTGGAAACAAGGCAGATCTTACAGACAGGAGGAAGGTGAGCGAAGAAGAAGGCAAGAACAGAGCTGCGCAGTGGGGTGTGCCTTACGTAGAGACCTCTGCAAAGACTCGAGCGAATGTTgataaggtgagagagagagaggcatggccGGTTCTGCGTTTTGCTTTCAGGTCTCTTGAATTGCTCCATCCTCACAAGGGGCTTAGTGCCTTCactgcacctcatacggtgcccTGTTggcattactaaagtttctttgaagCACCTTCCATTCCTTTCtgctgtatctccattcatatatactctttcttccatcttactttccttaaccctctgccaacaatttattcatagtgtaactgtgaggtcttcctcctgttacgcctttcaaaccttttcactgtcaatttccgtttcagtattGAATGGtctcatcataggtcccagcacttggcctttggattaaattctatattctattctaatcTTCATTGCTCCTTGATATCTCTGATACTTTTCTTTATAATCTACACCACTTTCAGGATTATGGTTACAGGGAAAGGCTAGAATCCTATGTTGTGTAGGatttaaggaatatttttaaaaaaattattagttgTATGACATGTTCATTTTTTTCTCCAAAATCCTTGGGACATTACTCAGATATAACCAAAATGAATGGTGCTGTGTATGAGGTTAGATAGGTTGTATGCTTGCAGAGTCATGACATGTATATCTTTTGAAGTATGCACAGTCAA from Macrobrachium nipponense isolate FS-2020 chromosome 28, ASM1510439v2, whole genome shotgun sequence carries:
- the LOC135201141 gene encoding ras-related protein Ral-a-like, which produces MSFVEDYEPTKADSYRKKVVLDGEEVQIDILDTAGQEDYAAIRDNYFRSGEGFLCVFSITEDDSFQATQEFREQILRVKNDEHIPFLLVGNKADLTDRRKVSEEEGKNRAAQWGVPYVETSAKTRANVDKAFYDLARLISASKQQSDGPAEDESKPTKCCCIS